A stretch of Castanea sativa cultivar Marrone di Chiusa Pesio chromosome 2, ASM4071231v1 DNA encodes these proteins:
- the LOC142624459 gene encoding putative vesicle-associated membrane protein 726, which produces MGQQSLIYSFVARGTVILAEYTEFTGNFTSIASQCLQKLPASNNKFTYNCDGHTFNYLVENGFTYCVVAVESAGRQIPIAFLERVKEDFNKRYGGGKAATAVANSLNKEFGSKLKEHMQYCVDHPEEISKLAKVKAQVSEVKGVMMENIEKVLDRGEKIELLVDKTENLRSQAQDFRQQGTKMRRKMWLQNMKIKLIVLGIIIALILIIVLSVCHGFKC; this is translated from the exons atgGGGCAGCAATCTCTGATCTACAGCTTCGTGGCTCGAGGCACGGTGATTCTGGCGGAGTACACGGAGTTCACCGGAAATTTCACGAGCATCGCTTCCCAATGCCTCCAGAAGCTTCCGGCTTCCAACAACAAGTTCACCTACAACTGTGACGGCCACACCTTCAATTACCTCGTCGAAAATGGCTTCA CCTATTGTGTGGTTGCTGTTGAATCTGCTGGTAGACAGATTCCCATTGCCTTTTTGGAGCGAGTTAAGGAAGATTTCAACAAGAGATATGGTGGAGGGAAAGCTGCAACTGCTGTTGCCAACAGCCTCAATAAAGAGTTTGG GTCCAAACTGAAGGAGCACATGCAGTATTGTGTGGATCATCCTGAAGAGATAAGCAAGCTTGCGAAAGTGAAGGCTCAGGTTTCTGAAGTCAAGGGTGTTATGATGGAAAATATTGAGAAG GTTCTTGACCGTGGTGAGAAGATTGAGCTGCTGGTGGATAAAACTGAGAACCTTCGCTCACAG GCACAAGATTTTAGGCAACAGGGAACCAAAATGAGAAGGAAGATGTGGCTTCAGAATATGAAGATAAAATTGATTGTTTTGGGTATCATCATTGCCTTGATTCTTATCATTGTTTTGTCTGTTTGCCATggcttcaaatgttaa